Proteins encoded together in one Impatiens glandulifera chromosome 1, dImpGla2.1, whole genome shotgun sequence window:
- the LOC124921512 gene encoding NAC domain-containing protein 86-like has translation MAPVSLPPGFRFHPTDEELVAYYLKRKINGHKIELEVIPEVDLYKCEPWDLPGKSLLPSKDLEWYFFSPRDRKYPNGSRTNRATKAGYWKATGKDRKVNSQMRSVGTKKTLVYYRGRAPHGARTDWVMHEYRLEEKECESSSGIQEAYALCRVFKKNGTGSKLGDHYVGSSSNVGQISSDHSSSIDLYSEGRGEDMESSDYHQMAPLIDQRSSPNMIHGSPLHISSSSGTNNNVDDGNWTRYLSEDAFTYDVNPSFANYGSASFLPSKVEVAMECSRLQQRFSVPPMEVLDFPQNGFMDMRMQHSTSIHGSSNIGGRDIVEEILSVAQASHELNNYNRNSWTSGYDVSNDFSFHPYANNIHERGSSSRWMDSINNLDEELEFEKPVENLRWVGVSNKDLDKSFLEEYISVPIEDCHELQGGSSRSNAIDQGPENNNFQLAFIPKIEVNQDDDASNNFLDDFSNTPSFEVYEKVEVNHGLFVSTRQVAETFFHQIVPSQVVKVYLNPEMIKNISTESQPMKLRFSENPKESPENYLKRIKPIMSILAILVTYCLYVALGDFEDGKFSLVNDFQSTKQNLEKNENEKEEEEIAWPGLLMSKILWPVITVVLAICGLLVHQMPTHYY, from the exons ATGGCGCCAGTTTCTTTGCCTCCTGGATTTCGATTCCATCCAACAGACGAAGAACTAGTGGCTTATTATCTAAAGAGGAAGATAAACGGGCATAAGATCGAACTAGAAGTCATCCCCGAAGTTGATCTCTACAAGTGTGAACCATGGGATCTACCAG GTAAGTCTTTGTTACCTAGCAAGGATCTTGAATGGTACTTCTTCAGTCCCCGCGATAGAAAATACCCAAACGGGTCGAGAACAAACCGGGCTACGAAAGCGGGTTATTGGAAGGCTACGGGAAAAGATAGGAAAGTTAACTCACAAATGAGATCCGTTGGCACTAAGAAGACTTTGGTTTACTATAGAGGAAGGGCTCCTCATGGTGCTCGTACTGATTGGGTTATGCATGAATATCGACTCGAAGAGAAAGAATGTGAATCCTCTTCCGGCATCCAG GAGGCATATGCTTTATGTAGAGTGTTCAAGAAAAATGGAACCGGAAGCAAGCTTGGGGATCATTACGTTGGTTCTTCGTCGAATGTGGGTCAAATATCGAGTGATCATTCTTCGAGTATTGATTTATATTCCGAAGGAAGGGGTGAAGATATGGAGAGCTCTGATTATCATCAAATGGCGCCATTGATAGACCAAAGAAGCTCACCTAACATGATCCATGGATCTCCTCTTCATATTAGCAGTAGTTCGGGTACTAACAACAATGTAGATGATGGCAACTGGACGAGGTACTTGTCGGAGGATGCGTTCACCTACGACGTCAACCCATCGTTCGCAAACTATGGATCTGCTTCTTTCCTTCCATCCAAG GTCGAAGTAGCAATGGAGTGTTCAAGGTTGCAACAACGTTTCTCGGTACCACCAATGGAGGTCCTTGACTTTCCTCAAAATGGATTCATGGATATGAGAATGCAACACTCGACTTCTATACACGGGAGTTCAAATATTGGAGGGCGTGACATTGTGGAGGAAATTCTTTCGGTAGCCCAAGCATCTCATGaacttaataattataatcGGAATTCGTGGACAAGTGGTTACGATGTGTCTAATGACTTCTCCTTCCATCCctatgccaacaatatccatgaACGTGGGAGTTCATCGCGGTGGATGGATAGTATAAACAATTTGGATGAAGAGTTAGAGTTTGAGAAACCGGTTGAGAACCTAAGATGGGTTGGAGTGTCAAACAAAGATTTGGACAAG AGTTTTCTTGAAGAATACATAAGTGTTCCTATAGAAGATTGTCATGAACTTCAAG GTGGAAGTAGTCGTAGTAATGCCATTGATCAAGGACCCGAAAACAACAACTTTCAACTTGCATTCATCCCCAAAATTGAGGTTAACCAAGACGACGATGCTAGCAACAACTTTCTTGACGATTTCTCCAACACTCCTAGCTTCGAAGTGTACGAGAAAGTTGAGGTTAACCACGGGCTATTTGTCTCGACCCGTCAAGTGGCCGAGACATTCTTTCACCAAATCGTCCCTTCTCAAGTTGTCAAGGTCTATCTAAATCCAGAGATGATAAAAAACATCTCGACCGAATCTCAGCCAATGAAATTAAGATTTTCAGAGAACCCTAAGGAATCCCcagagaattatttgaaaaggatAAAGCCCATAATGAGCATACTGGCCATTCTTGTGACCTATTGCTTATATGTTGCATTGGGGGATTTTGAGGATGGGAAGTTTAGCTTAGTAAATGACTTCCAATCAACTAAGCAAAATTTGGAGAAAAATgagaatgagaaagaagaagaggaaaTTGCATGGCCAGGATTGCTGATGAGCAAGATCTTGTGGCCGGTAATCACTGTGGTCTTAGCCATTTGTGGACTTTTGGTGCACCAAATGCCAACCCATTATTATTAA
- the LOC124921514 gene encoding expansin-A13-like, whose amino-acid sequence MRYYCPIHYYLLLLAFTLSSSMAEAAHYSSTNLTPSSSLSSSSDASSYTDWKPAHATYYAAADPRDAFGGACGYGDLLKTGYGLATAGMSTALFDRGQICGACFEVKCVEDLRWCIPGTSIIVTATNFCAPNYGFTADGGGHCNWPNSHFVLPIEVFEKIAIWKAGNMPIEYRRIKCRREGEIRFTIDGSGIFISVLISNVAGAGDIVAVKIKGSRTGWLPMGRNWGQNWHLNADMQNQPLSFEVTSSDGITLTSYNVAPKNWGFGQTFFGKQFDS is encoded by the exons ATGCGGTATTATTGTCCAATACACTACTACCTGCTCTTGTTAGCTTTcacattatcatcatcaatgGCGGAAGCTGCTCACTATTCCTCAACAAATCTCACTCCATCTTCTTCCTTGTCTTCCTCCTCAGATGCCTCATCATATACCGATTGGAAACCAGCGCACGCCACTTACTACGCAGCTGCTGATCCACGGGACGCCTTCGGAGGCGCCTGCGGTTATGGAGACCTACTCAAGACCGGTTACGGCCTCGCGACCGCGGGAATGAGTACGGCGCTCTTCGATCGCGGCCAGATCTGCGGTGCTTGCTTCGAGGTCAAGTGTGTGGAAGATCTCCGCTGGTGTATACCAGGAACTTCCATTATCGTGACGGCTACTAATTTCTGCGCGCCTAACTATGGATTTACGGCCGACGGAGGCGGACATTGTAATTGGCCCAACAGTCATTTCGTTCTTCCGATTGAAGTTTTTGAGAAAATTGCTATCTGGAAGGCTGGAAATATGCCGATTGAGTACCGAAG gATCAAATGCAGAAGGGAAGGGGAGATTAGATTCACAATTGATGGTTCAGGTATATTTATATCAGTATTGATCAGTAATGTTGCCGGAGCTGGCGATATAGTGGCAGTTAAGATTAAAGGATCAAGAACAGGTTGGCTTCCAATGGGTAGGAATTGGGGGCAAAATTGGCATTTAAATGCGGATATGCAAAACCAACCTCTATCGTTTGAGGTTACTTCGAGCGATGGGATTACACTCACGTCTTACAATGTTGCTCCTAAAAATTGGGGCTTTGGACAGACTTTTTTTGGGAAGCAATTTGATTCGTAG
- the LOC124921515 gene encoding protein ALTERED XYLOGLUCAN 9-like — protein MLGAVQLGLLAACVVLFVPMGLAGWHLSRNKVLFFSGALFITLAVGVHITPYFSSITSFVSSVSSISATDSRESCISLLHDIVYDVKSIVNTQNISNNNSASWNWEKSSFIDACEFQKLSRSDASDLLNGSWIVVAGDSQARLIAISLLNLVLGQDEMVSVRLDLFKRHSNYQIIIDSIGIKLDFIWAPYSTNLTDFVVDLKRNRIYPDVIVMGAGLWHMLHMTDSSSYGASLVLLRDSVNSLLPFSPEFASGSVSSRSPHIFWIGMPELINSMLNTEEKREKMNDITLLDYEKAVYRSKLLREYGGPLLLLDVKLLSKKCGRLCTVDGMHYNQGVYDAAVHVMLNALLIESHQTL, from the coding sequence ATGTTAGGGGCCGTCCAGCTTGGACTGTTGGCGGCCTGCGTGGTTTTATTTGTACCGATGGGATTAGCGGGATGGCATTTGAGTCGAAATAAAGTACTCTTCTTCAGCGGAGCTCTCTTCATCACCCTCGCGGTAGGTGTTCATATAACtccttatttttcttcaattacCAGTTTTGTTTCGTCAGTTTCGTCGATTTCCGCAACAGACAGTCGCGAATCATGTATTTCTTTGCTTCACGACATTGTATACGATGTTAAATCCATAGTCAATACTCAGAATATTTCGAATAATAATAGCGCATCTTGGAATTGGGAAAAGTCTTCGTTCATCGACGCCTGTGAATTTCAGAAATTAAGTCGGTCTGATGCTTCAGATCTACTTAATGGATCATGGATAGTTGTTGCCGGCGATTCACAGGCACGATTGATTGCTATTTCTTTGTTGAATTTGGTTCTAGGTCAGGATGAGATGGTTTCCGTTAGGTTAGATTTGTTTAAACGACATAGCAATTATCAGATCATAATAGATTCGATTGGGATCAAATTGGATTTCATTTGGGCTCCTTATTCGACGAATCTAACTGATTTTGTGGTTGATCTTAAGCGGAATAGAATTTACCCTGATGTGATTGTGATGGGAGCAGGGTTGTGGCATATGCTCCATATGACAGATTCATCAAGTTATGGTGCTAGTTTAGTATTATTGAGGGATTCAGTCAATTCATTGTTACCATTCTCTCCAGAATTTGCTTCAGGATCAGTTTCTTCTAGATCCCCACACATATTCTGGATTGGGATGCCTGAGCTTATAAACTCGATGTTGAATACGgaggagaaaagagagaagatGAACGATATCACATTGTTAGATTATGAGAAAGCAGTTTATCGAAGTAAACTACTGCGCGAATATGGTGGCCCTCTTTTGTTACTCGATGTTAAACTGCTGAGTAAAAAATGTGGGAGATTATGTACAGTTGATGGGATGCATTACAATCAAGGTGTTTATGATGCTGCTGTTCATGTAATGCTTAATGCTCTGCTTATTGAATCTCATCAGACATTATGA